A window of the Hordeum vulgare subsp. vulgare chromosome 5H, MorexV3_pseudomolecules_assembly, whole genome shotgun sequence genome harbors these coding sequences:
- the LOC123398395 gene encoding PLASMODESMATA CALLOSE-BINDING PROTEIN 2-like, which produces MAPHAARRLLLLLALAAALAARSDGAWCVCRADLPDAALQRTLDYACGSAADCKPIQPSAACFAPDTVKAHCSYAVNSFYQRSGQNPLACVFSGTAVLSTVDPSANGCKYPATATPSAPDSPPAPMGGQGPSGAMKDTSGGADVLPAAGTAMRAFILAGCSLLALYLMA; this is translated from the exons ATGGCGCCCCACGCcgcccgccgcctcctcctcctcctcgcgctgGCCGCCGCGCTCGCCGCCCGCTCCG ATGGGGCGTGGTGCGTGTGCCGCGCCGACCTGCCGGACGCGGCGCTGCAAAGGACGCTGGACTACGCGTGCGGCAGCGCCGCCGACTGCAAGCCCATCCAGCCCAGTGCCGCCTGCTTCGCGCCGGACACCGTCAAGGCGCACTGCTCCTACGCCGTCAACAGCTTCTACCAGCGCAGCGGCCAGAACCCGCTCGCCTGCGTCTTCTCCGGCACCGCCGTCCTCTCCACCGTCGACCCAA GCGCTAACGGCTGCAAGTACCCTGCAACTGCGACCCCAAG TGCCCCTGACAGCCCGCCGGCGCCAATGGGCGGGCAAGGTCCGAGCGGCGCCATGAAGGACACCAGCGGCGGCGCCGACGTCCTCCCGGCGGCCGGGACCGCGATGCGGGCGTTCATCCTTGCCGGCTGCTCGCTCCTCGCTCTCTACCTCATGGCGTGA